A window of Nocardiopsis sp. Huas11 genomic DNA:
AGTCGGCGGTCACCGACTACCTCGACGAGATCTTCCTCGGCTTCAACGAGATCCACGGCTCCACCGAGGAGGCCGCCGAGGGCGCCGGCGATCTGGCCGGGGGCGCCTACTCCGCGGAGGAGGGGTCCGGCGAGCTGTCCACCGGGATCGACTCGGCGCACACCGGCGCGGGTTCGCTCAGCAGCGGCCTGGGCGAGCTCTACAGCGGTTCGCGCGAGCTGGCCACCGGCGCCACGACGGCCTCCGACGAGGTCTCCACCCAGGTCGAGAAGCTGGACCGGCTGGCCGACGAGTGGCTCCCCCAGCTGGAGGAGGACCTGCCCGGCCTCCAGGAGCGCGCACGCACGGTGTCCCGGATCGCGGGAGACCTGTCCACCGCCCTGGACGAGCTGCCCGAGGAGATCGACACCTCGGAGCTGTCCGCGGTGGACCAGCGCCTGACGGAGTACCTGGAGGACCACCCCGACCTGGAGACCGAGGAGCCCGAGCTGCACACGCTGCTCACCGACGTCCAGGGCGCGCTGGACGTCGGCCTCACCACCGCGGAGTACGTCAACGACAACCGCGAGGACATCCGGACGGCCTCCGCGGAGGCCGCGGAGTTGAGCACGGACGCCGCGAACCTGGCCGAGGACCTGCCCGACATGGTCGACAGGGCCGAGGGAGCACGCGACCAGGTCGACGAACTGGCCGAGGGGCTGGAGGAGATCGCCTCGGGCGCGCGTACGCTGCGCGACGGGCTCAGTGACGCCTCCGACGGCGCCGACGACCTCGACGAGGGGCTGGGCGAGCTCAGCGGCGGCGCGGGCGACCTGCACGAGGGCCTGGGCGACCTGTCCGCGGGGTCGGACGAGCTCGCCGACGGGCTGGCCGAAGGGGTCGAGGAGATCCCCACCTACTCCGACGAGGGCCGGACCACGGCGGCCGACATGATGAGCCGGCCGGTCCGCCTGGACACCGAGGTCGACAACGAGTCGCCCAACTACGGGACCGGGTTCGCGCCGTTCTTCGTCCCGCTGTCGCTGTGGGTCGGGGCCATGGTCGTGTTCATGGTCCTGCCCGCCCTGTCCTCCCGCGCCCTGGCCTCGACCGCCGCCTCCTGGCGGGTGGCGCTGGCCGGACGCGTCGTGCCCCTGCTGCTGGGCGCGGGCCAGGTCGCGGTGATGCTGACGGCGCTGCACCTGCTGCTGGGGCTCCAGGCGCGGCAATGGCCGCTGATGATCGCGTTCCTGCTGCTGACCTCCGCCGCCTTCACCGCCACCGTGCAGTTCCTGAACGTGCGGTTCAACGCGGCCGGACGGGTGATCGCGCTGGCCCTGCTGGTGCTGCAGCTGACCTCGGCCGGGGGCACCTACCCGATCGAGACCAGCCCCGGGTTCTTCCAGGCGATCGGACCGTACCTGCCGCTGCACTGGGCCGTCACGGCGATGCGCCACCTGATCGGCGGCGGCGACATGGTCCTGGTCTGGCAGGCCTTCGGGGTGATGTCGCTGTGGCTGGTGATCCCTCTGCTTCTCACGTGGAGGGCCGTCGACCGCAAGCGGACCTGGACCATGAGCGCCCTCTACCCCGCGCTGAAGCTCTGACGGCGCTCGGCGGCACCGGTCGGCCGACCGCGCCCGGGTAGCGTGGGACCAGGGCGCCCGGCATGGAACGGAGCGCGGACCCCGCGCCGTCGAACCGCCGTGCCCCACGGACCGGCCGTCGGCCGGTGACGAGTCCGAGGAAGGAGACGGACGCGCCCGCCCCGAGGGACGGGATCGCGTGTCCAACCCCCAGATGAGTGTGCGCACCCCGAGCGGTGACCGCCCGATCAGCAGACGCCGCGAGGCCACGCGGCAGCGCCTGTTCGAGGCGGCGATCACGCTGATCTCCGAGCAGGGGTACGACGCCACCACCGTCGACGAGATCGCCGAGCGGGCCGGGGTCGCCAAGGGCACCGTCTACTACAACTTCGGCGGCAAGAGCGAGCTGTACACGGCCCTGATGGAGTGGGGCGTCACCCGGCTGGCCCAGACCCTGGCCGAGGCGGTGCCCGCACCCGACGCGGGCGTGGCCCCGCGCGCGGCGCTCGCGGGCGTCCTGCGCGCCGGCGTGGTGTTCATCGGCGCGCACGAGGCGCTGGCCCGGATGCTCATGGCCGAGGCCTGGCGCACCAACCGCTCCTGGTACACGGCGGTCCACCAGATCCGCACCGAGGCGATCGGGGTGATCACCGCCCTGTTGGACGACCTCGTGCGCGAGGGACTGGTCCGGCCGGATCTGGACACCGACCTCGCCGGCTCGGCGTTGTTCGGCATGGTGGTGAGTGTGGCGCTGGACTGGCGCACGCTCCAGCCCGAACGCCCGATCGAGGACATCCACGCGACCCTGGCGCACATGGCGGACGGCTTGGTCGGCCCGCCGGCGCCCTAGCTTCCCGCGCACCTGCCGAGAGGACATCCCCCACGATGGTCGAGCTCTACCCCCTGATACCCATCCTCGCGGGCGTCGTCCTGCTGTGGACGGTCACGCGCGAGACCCGGCTCGAACTGCGCCTGGTCCGGCACGGCGTGCGCGCCAAGGGCCGGATCATCGGCTACCACGAGACGTCGACCGCCTCCCGGATGATCGTGCAGTTCCGCACCGAGGACGGCCAGGAGGTCCACGCCGAGCACGAGAGCTCGGGGTGGACCGCGTCCCGGGCGGGCGAGATCGTCACCGTCTCCTACGACCCGGAGGTGCCCGAGCTGGCCCGGATCGTCTCCGGCCCCTGGCTCTCCCGCTACGTGCGGGTGATGTTCGGCGGGCTGGGAGCGCTCCTGGTGGTCATCGGTCTGCTGCTGGGCTACCTGGAGTGGAACTGAGCCCCGCGCCGACGGGCTCGACCGGCGCGGTGTAGCGGACCAGGCGGTCCGGCAGCCCGCCGTCCACCAGCGAGCGGGTCCGGACCCGGACCCCGCACACGAGGTCGGCCAGTCCCGCGCGGTCCGGCCGCACCACCGCCGTGCTGCCGTGGAGGGCGATGACGGCGAGCGCGCCCCAGGCCGGGCCGAGCGCCAGCAGCAGGACGACCGGGGCCTGGAGCAGCAGCGTGCGCACCAGGACGCGCCACCGGTCGGCGGGTCGCGGCGCGGTGGGCGCGGTCAGGGCCAGGTGCACGGCGGCGGCTCCCAGTGTGGCGCGGTCGCGGCGCAGGTGGGGCAGGACCAGGGCGAAGACGGCGGCGCTCGCGACCAGCGCGGCGGCCCGGACCTCGTCGACGGTGGTGGGCCGCACGACGTCGTAGGCGTGCAGGACCGCCACCAGGGCGGCCGTGCCGTACCACCACAGGCCCAGGTCCAGCAGCGCGCCCGTCATCCGGCGGCCGAGGTCGGGGACGAGCCGGTCGGGCAGGGCGGCGGGCCATCCGCGCGCGGGCCCGGTGGGCCACAGCGGGAGGACCCAGCGGGCGATCAGCCAGCCGGTAAGGGTTCCCGCCGCGCCCAGGGCCACGAGCGGCGGCGAGGTGTCGGCGTAGGCGCACGGGTACAGTCCCAGCACTCCGGTGGCGCGCAGGAGGGCGGCGGCCGCGGCGAGGGCAGTGCCGACGACCAGTGTGAGCGCCCAGCCGCGTCGGAAGCGCCAGCGGGCCAGGAAGCCGACCGGGAGGAAGAGCGCGAAGGCCAGGGCCATCGCGCGGACCGTGTCGGCGGGGGCGGCCCAGGGCAGGGCGGGGCCCGGCCGCGCTCCGGCGACGGAGGGGTCGAGGGCGCAGAGCCCGTCGGCGTTGGCGGGCAGCGGCCACACGGCGTAGAGGACCACGCCCACCCCGGTGACCAGCGCGGCCGTGGTGAGCCGTCCCGGCCAGCCGTGCCGACGCCCGTAGCGGCGGTGCTGGCCGCGCAGGTAGAGCGCGGCGCCGATGACGACGAGCAGGGGCACGGCGGCGACCGCCACCTCGATGGCGGCCTGTCCTCCGCCGAACGGTTGGCCCATCAGTGGGTTGGGGCACGGGTCCCTCGGGGCCGGATCGGCCGCGGCGGGGGAACGCGCCCTCTCTCCTTTCGCAAAGTGGTACCGCGTACCGCCAGATGCGGTGCTCAGGGGGCGGGGCGCGCGGGCGGGGCGCGCGGGCGGGGCGCCCGCGGCGCGCGGACGACCCGAGGGGACCGGCCTCACCCGCGCCGCAACGCTAGTACGCCGTGCCTGGCCACGGGGTCCGAACGGCGAATTGCGACCCCTCCGCCCACTCCTGCGACGCGAATCTCGCCATACCCCCTTTGACTCTTATGACGTTTGTCCTATTCTGCAGTGGCCCTACCTCGTGAGTAATCACCTGATGACTGGACATATCTGCCCAACGTGGCAGACTGCCCCAGCACGCGGAACTCACGCCCCTCCCGTGCGAAGCGCCGACCCACGGCGCCGAGCGGACGTGCGAGTGGTTACCCTGCGGTAGGTCCGCGTCACCACCCCGCACGCGGACCCGGCCCGAAGACGCGGCCGGCCCGCCCCCCGCGCGGTCGACGCGCCCTCCCCCAGGAACAGAGCGGCCACCCCCGGCCCCGAGAAGAACTCGCGACGCGGATCGACAGGAGAACCGTGCAGGCAGTACCCGAGCGGCGCAAGCGGACGATCACCGCCAGGCTCCGCGCAATGGTCATGATCCCGGTGTCGGCCCTGATCGTCCTGTGGCTGGTCGCCACGGTCGTCCTCGGCGGTGACGCCGTGATCAAGCTGCTGCGCGCCAACGCCACGGACGAACTGGTCACCCCGGCCGCCGTCGGCCTGGTCAACGTCATGCAGGAGCGCTCCCAGACCATCGCCTTCATCGAGAACCCCGAGGACCCGGAGCTCGCGGAGAGCCTGGCGGAGTCCCGCGCCCTCACCGACGAGACGATGGGCGCGGTGATCGACGAGTTCATCGGCTTCGTCGACATCGCTCCGGGCCGCAGCGGCGAGCACATCGAGATGCTCTACGCGATGTACGAGGAGATCGACGGCCTGCGCGCCGAAGTGGACGAGGGCAGTGCCTCCCGGGCCGACATCCTGGACTACTACAACGACCTGATCGTCCACGGCGCCGACGCCTTCGAGAGCATCGCGCGCGACGGCGACCTCGGCGCGGCCACGGACCCCGGCTTCTCCGCGAGCTACATGTTCCGCACGGTCGACATGCTCGCCCGCAGCGACGCCCAGCTCTCCCGTGCCTTCGCCACCGGCGAGCTCAGCCAGGACGACCAGACCGAGTTCACCGAGCTCGTCGGCTCCTATGAGGCCTTCCTGGAGGCGAACGGCGACTACATCGCCGGCGACGGCCTGCAGGAGCGGCTCCAGGCCGTCCTAGAGGGCCCCGAGTACGCCGAGATGGTCCGCCTGCGCCAGGAGATCATCGACCGGCAGATCACGACCGAGACGCAGACCGACCCGATCACCCTGCAGACCAGTACGGTCGAGGACCTGACCATGCCGGTCGACGCCGACGAGTGGTCGGACCCGTACTCGCACGTGCTGAGCGAGTTCACCGACATCGGCGCCGAGGAGTCCCTGCACTCCGCGGCGGTCGTGCGCGCGAGCTCCCATCAGGCCCTGCTGATCGCCGTGGTGAGCAGCCTCGGCGTCGCCGCGGTCACCGTGTTCGCCTTCCTGCTGGCCAACCGCTCCGCCCGCCTGCTCACCGGCCGCCTGCTGGACCTGCGCGACGGCGCCACCGACCTGGCCGAGACGCGGCTGCCCGCGCTGATGCGCAGGCTGCACGCGGGCGACACGGTCGACACCTGCACCGCCGTCCCCCAGCTGACCGCCACCGACGACGAGATCGGCGACGTGGCCCGGGCGTTCAACACCGCCCAGCGCGCCGCCGTCGACGAGGCGGTCCAGCAGACGGAGCTGCGCCAGGGCGTCAACCGCGTGTTCCTCAACATCGCCCACCGCAGCCAGACGCTGGTCCACCGCCAGCTGCGGCTGCTGGACAAGATGGAGCGCGAGCAGGAGGACCCCGAGCAGCTGGCCCAGCTCTTCAAGCTCGACCACCTCGCCACGCGCTCGCGCCGCAACGCCGAGAACCTGCTGATCCTCGGCGGCGAGGCGCCGGGCCGCACCTGGCACCGGCCGATGCCGCTCATCGACGTCCTGCGCGGAGCCATCTCCGAGTCCGGCGACTACACCCGCGTCAAGCGCGAGCGGATCGCCCGGGTGCACCTGAACGGCCCCGCCGTCGCCGACGTCATCCACCTGGTCGCCGAGCTGGTCGACAACGCCGCGATGTTCTCCCCGCCGCACACCCAGGTCCGGCTGAGCAGCGACGACGTGCCCAACGGCGTGACGATCGAGATCGAGGACCGCGGTCTGGGCATGACGGAGAGCGAGTTCGAGTCGGCCAACGCGCTGCTGGCCGACCCGCCCGAGTTCGACGTGATGCGCCTCAACGAGAAGATGCGCCTGGGACTGTTCGTGGTCTCGCACCTGGCGCACAGGCACGGCATCCAGGTCCACCTGCGCCAGTCCCCGTACGGCGGTGTGCAGGCGATCGTGCTGCTGCCGCACAGCCTGGTCTCGGGCGAGCGCCGGCCGCTCCCCGGCCAGGACGGTGACGAGGACATCTGGGAGGTCCGGGAGATCGTCGACCGCTCACGGGGCGCCATCGAGGCCCCCCAGGCCGACGGCGCCGACGCGAACGGCACCAAGCCGGTGCTGACCTCGGTGGCCCCGCCGACCGACGTCACCGACGAGACCGAGACCACCAACGGGGCCGGGAGCACCACGAGCGGCCCGTCCTCCCCGTCCACCGGTCTGGCGTCGCTGTTCGCGCCCGCGCCCGCGCCGGCCGACGTCCTGGACGGCGCCGCGGCGGACGACCGGGACGACTCGCGCGACGACACGTCCGGGGCCGTGGCGGAGGACACCTCCGACCAGGACGGCACCGGCGGCGTGAATGGCACAGGCGGCGTGAACGGCACAGGCCCGCTCCCCCGCCGCGTTCCCGCGGCGGGGGGCGACACGGCCCCGTCCGGCGCGGACGCCCGGACACCGCTCCCCACCCGCCGCCCGGCGACCGGCACGGCGACGGCGGCCCCGGACCCCGCGGCCGACCCGACGCCGACGATGGTCGAGGCCGGCGGCGGGCGTCCGCCGCTGCCCAAGCGCCGACCGCAGGAGAACCTGGCTCCGCAGCTGGCGGCCGACACGGGCGGTGACGTCCTGGGCGGCCCGGCCACCGGCGGCGCCACCGCCGGCGACCCCACCGTCTCCTCGGACCGCCTGGCCCGCCTGCGTCAGAACATGTCCGCCTTCCAGAAGGGCACCGACCGAGGACGGCGCGAGAGCAAACAGCAGACCGACGACACCGACAAGGACGCGTAACAGTGACGAGCACCCCCGACAGCACCGAGCGCGGCACCAAGACCAAGGACATCGACTGGCTGCTCGACGAACTGCTCGAACGAGCGGTCGGCTCGCGGCACGCCATCGTGCTCTCCGCCGACGGTCTGCTGATCGGCCGCTCCCGCGGCCTGGTCAAGGAGGACGCCGAGCACCTGTCCGCGGTGGCCTCGGCGTTCCAGAGCCTGGCGCGGGGCACCGGTCGGCACTTCGGCGGCGGCGAGGTCCTGCAGACGGTCGTCGAGATGGAGAGCGCCTACCTGTTCGTCACGGGCGCCGGGCGCGGCGCGTGCCTGGCCGTCCTGGCCGAGGAGAGCGCCGACGTCGGTCTCATCGCCTACGAGATGAACGTCCTGGTCGAACAGGTCGGACGGTACCTGGACGCCGCACCCAGGCACGAGGGCGCGACCGGGCAATCCACGCGATAGGGGACGGTTATGCCAGCCAACCACGAGCAACGACCGGCGGACGGGGCGCCGCCACCCGCGGGGGCCGAGGAAGCGGGTCCCCTCGTCCGCCCGTACGTGATCGCCCAGGGCCGCGACCACGCCGACAGCGTCAAGCTCGACATGATCAGTGTGGTCATCGCCGCCAAGCGGGCGGAGATCGACGAGATGGCGCTCGAACCCGAACAGCTCCGCATCCTGGAGCTGTGCCGGCGCCCCCTGTCGGTGGCCGAGGTGTCCGCGCACCTGGACATCCCGGTCGCCGTCGTCAAGGTCCTGCTGAGCGACCTCCTCAACCGCGGCCTGGCCCTGGCCCGCGCACCCTACACGGCAAAGAGCCCGGTCAGCCGGGACGTACTCCAGGCGGTTCTCGATGGCATCCA
This region includes:
- a CDS encoding YhgE/Pip domain-containing protein; translated protein: MRSFLRSPLPTAALAALLIIPLLYSGMYLWSFWDPFGRMEHLPIALVNEDEPVEVEGREVAAGDELAETLLDGGDLDWRPVGADEAARGVADGTYYVSLTIPSRFSENLTSPSRDREEPVPAMLVANYNDSNSYIVRSLAGAAFKEVRDAAAESAVTDYLDEIFLGFNEIHGSTEEAAEGAGDLAGGAYSAEEGSGELSTGIDSAHTGAGSLSSGLGELYSGSRELATGATTASDEVSTQVEKLDRLADEWLPQLEEDLPGLQERARTVSRIAGDLSTALDELPEEIDTSELSAVDQRLTEYLEDHPDLETEEPELHTLLTDVQGALDVGLTTAEYVNDNREDIRTASAEAAELSTDAANLAEDLPDMVDRAEGARDQVDELAEGLEEIASGARTLRDGLSDASDGADDLDEGLGELSGGAGDLHEGLGDLSAGSDELADGLAEGVEEIPTYSDEGRTTAADMMSRPVRLDTEVDNESPNYGTGFAPFFVPLSLWVGAMVVFMVLPALSSRALASTAASWRVALAGRVVPLLLGAGQVAVMLTALHLLLGLQARQWPLMIAFLLLTSAAFTATVQFLNVRFNAAGRVIALALLVLQLTSAGGTYPIETSPGFFQAIGPYLPLHWAVTAMRHLIGGGDMVLVWQAFGVMSLWLVIPLLLTWRAVDRKRTWTMSALYPALKL
- a CDS encoding TetR/AcrR family transcriptional regulator — its product is MSVRTPSGDRPISRRREATRQRLFEAAITLISEQGYDATTVDEIAERAGVAKGTVYYNFGGKSELYTALMEWGVTRLAQTLAEAVPAPDAGVAPRAALAGVLRAGVVFIGAHEALARMLMAEAWRTNRSWYTAVHQIRTEAIGVITALLDDLVREGLVRPDLDTDLAGSALFGMVVSVALDWRTLQPERPIEDIHATLAHMADGLVGPPAP
- a CDS encoding DUF3592 domain-containing protein; its protein translation is MVELYPLIPILAGVVLLWTVTRETRLELRLVRHGVRAKGRIIGYHETSTASRMIVQFRTEDGQEVHAEHESSGWTASRAGEIVTVSYDPEVPELARIVSGPWLSRYVRVMFGGLGALLVVIGLLLGYLEWN
- a CDS encoding antibiotic resistance protein VanZ, with product MGQPFGGGQAAIEVAVAAVPLLVVIGAALYLRGQHRRYGRRHGWPGRLTTAALVTGVGVVLYAVWPLPANADGLCALDPSVAGARPGPALPWAAPADTVRAMALAFALFLPVGFLARWRFRRGWALTLVVGTALAAAAALLRATGVLGLYPCAYADTSPPLVALGAAGTLTGWLIARWVLPLWPTGPARGWPAALPDRLVPDLGRRMTGALLDLGLWWYGTAALVAVLHAYDVVRPTTVDEVRAAALVASAAVFALVLPHLRRDRATLGAAAVHLALTAPTAPRPADRWRVLVRTLLLQAPVVLLLALGPAWGALAVIALHGSTAVVRPDRAGLADLVCGVRVRTRSLVDGGLPDRLVRYTAPVEPVGAGLSSTPGSPAADR
- a CDS encoding nitrate- and nitrite sensing domain-containing protein, coding for MQAVPERRKRTITARLRAMVMIPVSALIVLWLVATVVLGGDAVIKLLRANATDELVTPAAVGLVNVMQERSQTIAFIENPEDPELAESLAESRALTDETMGAVIDEFIGFVDIAPGRSGEHIEMLYAMYEEIDGLRAEVDEGSASRADILDYYNDLIVHGADAFESIARDGDLGAATDPGFSASYMFRTVDMLARSDAQLSRAFATGELSQDDQTEFTELVGSYEAFLEANGDYIAGDGLQERLQAVLEGPEYAEMVRLRQEIIDRQITTETQTDPITLQTSTVEDLTMPVDADEWSDPYSHVLSEFTDIGAEESLHSAAVVRASSHQALLIAVVSSLGVAAVTVFAFLLANRSARLLTGRLLDLRDGATDLAETRLPALMRRLHAGDTVDTCTAVPQLTATDDEIGDVARAFNTAQRAAVDEAVQQTELRQGVNRVFLNIAHRSQTLVHRQLRLLDKMEREQEDPEQLAQLFKLDHLATRSRRNAENLLILGGEAPGRTWHRPMPLIDVLRGAISESGDYTRVKRERIARVHLNGPAVADVIHLVAELVDNAAMFSPPHTQVRLSSDDVPNGVTIEIEDRGLGMTESEFESANALLADPPEFDVMRLNEKMRLGLFVVSHLAHRHGIQVHLRQSPYGGVQAIVLLPHSLVSGERRPLPGQDGDEDIWEVREIVDRSRGAIEAPQADGADANGTKPVLTSVAPPTDVTDETETTNGAGSTTSGPSSPSTGLASLFAPAPAPADVLDGAAADDRDDSRDDTSGAVAEDTSDQDGTGGVNGTGGVNGTGPLPRRVPAAGGDTAPSGADARTPLPTRRPATGTATAAPDPAADPTPTMVEAGGGRPPLPKRRPQENLAPQLAADTGGDVLGGPATGGATAGDPTVSSDRLARLRQNMSAFQKGTDRGRRESKQQTDDTDKDA
- a CDS encoding roadblock/LC7 domain-containing protein, with amino-acid sequence MTSTPDSTERGTKTKDIDWLLDELLERAVGSRHAIVLSADGLLIGRSRGLVKEDAEHLSAVASAFQSLARGTGRHFGGGEVLQTVVEMESAYLFVTGAGRGACLAVLAEESADVGLIAYEMNVLVEQVGRYLDAAPRHEGATGQSTR
- a CDS encoding DUF742 domain-containing protein; amino-acid sequence: MPANHEQRPADGAPPPAGAEEAGPLVRPYVIAQGRDHADSVKLDMISVVIAAKRAEIDEMALEPEQLRILELCRRPLSVAEVSAHLDIPVAVVKVLLSDLLNRGLALARAPYTAKSPVSRDVLQAVLDGIQRL